A single window of Granulicella cerasi DNA harbors:
- a CDS encoding VIT1/CCC1 transporter family protein: MSDILEQASQAAGFGDERAFLLRVVQPGLAGLMDGSVSTLAPIFATAFATKNSHTVFLIGAASAVGAGISMAFSEGLSDDGQLTGRGSPVVRGLVTGGMTFLGGFLHTLPFLLPNVHHALIAAYIVVGVELMIIAWIRYKYFSSSFAMSLVQVVLGGALVFAAGVIIGSS; encoded by the coding sequence ATGAGCGACATTCTTGAGCAGGCCTCCCAGGCCGCGGGCTTTGGCGATGAGCGCGCGTTCCTGCTGCGCGTCGTACAGCCCGGCCTCGCGGGACTCATGGACGGTAGCGTCTCCACTCTCGCGCCGATCTTCGCCACAGCGTTCGCGACGAAGAACTCGCACACCGTCTTCCTCATCGGCGCGGCCTCCGCGGTGGGCGCGGGCATCTCCATGGCCTTCTCCGAAGGCCTCTCCGACGACGGCCAGCTCACCGGCCGCGGCAGTCCTGTCGTGCGCGGGCTCGTCACCGGCGGCATGACCTTCCTCGGCGGCTTCCTGCACACGCTTCCGTTCCTGCTCCCCAATGTGCACCACGCGCTCATCGCCGCGTACATCGTCGTCGGCGTCGAGCTCATGATCATCGCGTGGATCCGCTACAAGTACTTCAGCTCATCCTTCGCCATGTCGCTCGTGCAAGTCGTGTTGGGCGGCGCGCTCGTCTTCGCCGCCGGTGTCATCATCGGCTCCAGCTAG
- a CDS encoding ABC-F family ATP-binding cassette domain-containing protein yields MISVSNVTMRYGSKLLFEDVSVTFTDGRRYGLTGPNGAGKSTFMKVLTGEIDAQKGTVVRPRKFGVLKQDQYEFDAYRVLDTVIMGNKPLWAALEEREVIYNKAEMTDEDGSRLGELEGIVGDEDGYEAEANAAVLLQGLDIPDELHERKMSELQGGQKVRVLLAQALFGNPGALFLDEPTNYLDLESIHWLQDFLVRYKGTVITISHDRHFLNNVCTNIADIDYETIITYTGGYDDMVLQKTEVRSRIESQNEQREKKIAQLNEFIARFSAGTRSSQVNSRKKEVERLATSELARSNIARPFISFKLERPSGKTVLEFENVNKSYTQPDGKVEHVVNNFTGMVQRGEKVVLIGRNGQGKTTLLKALLANGPGVEETDVSIDSGKVKWGHEVQIGYFAQDHKGSIQLGMTAAEWLHQYDPKATKEDIRGILGQMLFRGEEGNKKTDALSGGEAARLLFCKIMLQKPNVLVLDEPTNHLDLESINALNQAIQKYEGTVFLVTHDQDLIEEAGTHIWHFEGGPSNFQITDYKGPYEEYEQKREQAKKA; encoded by the coding sequence ATGATTTCTGTTTCCAATGTAACTATGCGCTACGGCTCGAAGCTGCTCTTCGAGGACGTCTCCGTGACTTTTACCGATGGCCGCCGCTACGGCCTCACCGGGCCGAATGGCGCGGGCAAATCGACCTTCATGAAGGTCCTCACCGGCGAGATCGATGCCCAGAAGGGCACCGTCGTTCGCCCCCGCAAGTTCGGCGTGCTCAAGCAGGACCAGTATGAGTTCGACGCCTACCGCGTGCTCGACACGGTCATCATGGGCAACAAGCCCCTGTGGGCCGCGCTCGAAGAGCGTGAGGTGATCTACAACAAGGCCGAGATGACCGACGAAGACGGTTCGCGCCTTGGCGAACTCGAAGGCATCGTCGGCGACGAAGATGGCTACGAAGCTGAAGCCAACGCCGCCGTGCTGCTGCAGGGCCTCGACATTCCCGACGAGCTGCACGAGCGCAAGATGAGCGAGCTGCAGGGCGGCCAGAAGGTCCGCGTGCTGCTCGCGCAGGCGCTCTTCGGCAACCCCGGCGCGCTCTTCCTCGACGAACCGACGAACTATCTCGATCTCGAGTCGATCCACTGGCTGCAGGACTTCCTCGTGCGCTACAAGGGCACGGTGATCACGATCTCGCATGATCGCCACTTCCTCAACAACGTCTGCACGAACATCGCCGACATCGACTACGAGACCATCATCACCTACACCGGTGGCTACGACGACATGGTGCTGCAGAAGACCGAAGTCCGCAGCCGCATCGAGAGCCAGAACGAGCAGCGCGAAAAGAAGATCGCGCAGTTGAACGAGTTCATCGCCCGCTTCTCGGCCGGTACGCGTTCCTCGCAGGTGAACTCGCGTAAGAAGGAAGTCGAGCGCCTCGCAACGAGCGAACTGGCTCGCTCCAACATCGCGCGCCCGTTCATCTCGTTCAAGCTGGAGCGCCCGTCGGGCAAGACGGTGCTCGAGTTCGAGAACGTCAACAAGAGCTACACGCAGCCTGATGGCAAGGTCGAGCACGTCGTCAACAACTTCACCGGCATGGTGCAGCGCGGCGAGAAGGTCGTCCTGATCGGCCGTAACGGTCAGGGTAAGACCACGCTGCTCAAGGCGCTGCTGGCCAACGGCCCCGGCGTCGAAGAGACGGACGTCTCGATCGACTCCGGCAAGGTGAAGTGGGGCCACGAGGTGCAGATCGGCTACTTCGCGCAGGACCACAAGGGCTCGATTCAGCTCGGCATGACCGCCGCTGAGTGGTTGCATCAGTACGACCCGAAGGCGACCAAGGAAGACATCCGCGGCATCCTCGGACAGATGCTCTTCCGCGGCGAAGAGGGCAACAAGAAGACCGATGCTCTCTCCGGTGGCGAAGCGGCGCGTCTGTTGTTCTGCAAGATCATGCTGCAGAAGCCGAACGTGCTGGTGCTCGACGAACCGACGAACCACCTGGACCTCGAAAGCATCAACGCGCTGAACCAGGCGATCCAGAAGTACGAAGGCACGGTCTTCCTAGTCACGCACGATCAGGACCTCATCGAAGAAGCCGGCACGCACATCTGGCACTTCGAAGGCGGCCCGAGCAACTTCCAGATCACTGATTACAAGGGACCGTACGAAGAGTACGAACAGAAGCGCGAGCAGGCGAAGAAGGCCTAG
- a CDS encoding glucose 1-dehydrogenase yields MAKLTGKVAVVTGASKGIGAAIAKKLGAEGASVVVNYASDKAGAEKVVKEIEAAGGKAIVAGGSVAKLAEIDAIFDAAKKAFGKVDVLVNNAGVYEMKPIGEVTEEHIDWIFDTNVKGLLLTTKAALKHFPAEGGNIVNIGSLVSEITPPGSSVYTATKGAVDAITRVLAKELGDRRIRVNSVNPGFVVTEGSKTAGFAGGQFEDWAVAQTPLKRAGQPDDIADAVAFVVSEDARWVTGTLLQAAGGAR; encoded by the coding sequence ATGGCAAAGCTTACAGGTAAGGTCGCAGTGGTTACGGGCGCGTCGAAGGGCATTGGCGCAGCGATTGCAAAGAAGCTCGGCGCAGAAGGCGCGAGCGTTGTGGTCAACTACGCGTCGGACAAGGCAGGCGCGGAGAAGGTTGTGAAGGAGATCGAAGCCGCAGGGGGCAAGGCCATCGTCGCGGGTGGTTCGGTCGCCAAGCTTGCTGAGATCGACGCGATTTTTGATGCCGCGAAGAAGGCCTTCGGCAAGGTCGACGTCCTGGTGAACAACGCCGGCGTCTATGAGATGAAGCCCATTGGTGAAGTCACCGAAGAGCACATCGACTGGATCTTCGACACGAACGTGAAGGGCTTGCTGCTGACCACCAAGGCCGCGCTGAAGCACTTCCCGGCCGAGGGCGGCAACATCGTGAACATCGGCTCGCTGGTGAGCGAAATCACGCCTCCGGGATCGTCGGTGTACACCGCAACGAAGGGCGCAGTGGACGCGATCACGCGTGTACTCGCCAAGGAACTCGGCGATCGCAGAATCCGCGTGAACTCGGTGAACCCGGGCTTCGTGGTCACCGAAGGCTCGAAGACCGCAGGCTTTGCAGGCGGCCAGTTTGAGGATTGGGCTGTTGCTCAGACACCGCTCAAGCGTGCAGGCCAGCCGGACGATATCGCTGATGCGGTCGCGTTCGTGGTTTCCGAAGACGCACGCTGGGTAACGGGCACGCTGTTGCAGGCTGCTGGCGGCGCGCGCTAA
- a CDS encoding VOC family protein — MKTGFHLVFPGTCRAAFALYAKTFAVEPSFTMTFGEAPPEAHVGGDNPNLILHTTLAVGSINLTGCDAPRGREETLGGFQLTLAVQDEAEVQRLFAALSEGGNVGMAPQNTFWSPLFCMFRDRFGVGWMISVATPAEA; from the coding sequence ATGAAAACCGGCTTCCATCTCGTGTTTCCCGGAACCTGCCGAGCCGCCTTCGCGCTTTATGCGAAAACCTTCGCCGTGGAACCCAGCTTCACGATGACCTTCGGCGAAGCTCCGCCGGAGGCGCATGTGGGCGGGGATAACCCGAACCTGATTCTGCACACGACGCTGGCGGTCGGCTCCATCAACCTCACCGGATGCGACGCCCCACGCGGCCGTGAAGAAACGCTCGGCGGCTTTCAACTGACGCTGGCCGTGCAGGACGAAGCCGAAGTGCAGCGACTCTTCGCGGCGCTGAGCGAAGGCGGCAACGTCGGCATGGCGCCGCAGAACACTTTCTGGTCGCCGCTCTTCTGCATGTTCCGCGACCGCTTCGGCGTGGGCTGGATGATCAGCGTCGCAACGCCGGCCGAAGCGTAG
- a CDS encoding sugar phosphate isomerase/epimerase family protein produces MLVGAGAALAATWLPEGNAQPASDHDSRSRIHISEITTKPWTLEQDVAAYKQQGLGIELWESKFDPAKIPQQLAWLEEQNISVSSLQPAVLTVFPSMSVLEPKDPAERVARMCRTIDLFGSVLKGKCFPTNTGADFTGNEYRVWRGSVDAYKRLADYAAERGVRVAFEPLGASLMNRSTTVFNMEQALELLHEVNHPNLGLTADAYNLWESNALEQVSLCGDKLFLVHIADWKRPRNFHDRRVPGEGQIPLADFLRRVHALHYRGPLVVELFSEGVPDSLWSQDMNDVVKRCKRGVEAALQQARA; encoded by the coding sequence TTGTTGGTAGGAGCCGGAGCGGCACTCGCCGCCACTTGGCTGCCTGAAGGAAACGCACAGCCTGCGAGCGATCACGACAGCCGCTCGCGCATTCACATCAGCGAGATCACGACGAAGCCGTGGACGCTTGAGCAGGACGTTGCTGCCTACAAACAGCAGGGTCTCGGCATCGAGCTCTGGGAGTCGAAGTTCGATCCTGCGAAGATCCCGCAACAGCTTGCGTGGCTTGAAGAGCAAAACATCTCTGTCAGCTCGCTGCAACCTGCGGTGCTCACGGTCTTTCCGTCCATGTCCGTGCTGGAGCCGAAGGACCCCGCAGAGCGCGTGGCGCGCATGTGTCGCACCATCGACCTCTTCGGCAGCGTGTTGAAGGGCAAGTGTTTCCCGACCAACACCGGTGCGGACTTCACCGGCAACGAATACCGCGTGTGGCGAGGTTCGGTAGATGCCTACAAGCGGCTTGCCGACTACGCCGCCGAGCGCGGAGTCCGTGTAGCGTTTGAGCCGCTCGGCGCCTCGCTGATGAACCGCAGCACCACGGTGTTCAACATGGAGCAGGCGCTCGAGCTGCTGCACGAGGTGAATCACCCCAACCTCGGGCTCACGGCTGACGCGTACAACCTGTGGGAGAGCAACGCGCTCGAGCAGGTCTCGCTCTGCGGCGACAAGCTCTTCCTCGTCCATATTGCGGACTGGAAGCGCCCACGCAACTTCCATGATCGTCGCGTGCCCGGCGAGGGCCAGATTCCGCTCGCGGACTTCCTGCGTCGCGTGCACGCGCTTCACTATCGCGGCCCTCTCGTCGTCGAGCTCTTCTCTGAAGGCGTGCCCGACTCGCTCTGGTCGCAGGACATGAACGACGTGGTGAAGCGTTGCAAACGCGGCGTGGAAGCTGCATTGCAGCAGGCCAGGGCCTAG
- a CDS encoding glycoside hydrolase family 15 protein, with protein MALLNGTYRWLEDGGPAFGGPGLEPRWTSSKKDAVLTAYAASSRIWATVSHGTLNEIYFPTIDRPQTRDMELLFSDGETFCHEEKRDFEYDFHYIDDSALAVRVVANDLGGRYTVTKEFITDPHHPVVLMRVKVEGDEAILSRLKCYALLAPHLDGGGEGNSARSVDVSGRRCVMAWKNNSYLCFGADCGFTRSSCGFVGNSDGYQDLTSHMAMTWEYGQAIDGNVAVMGEIDVARFREFTIAISLGEGPHSAVAGMMQSLSTPFEQHLKRFLTQWQRASAPEELADASTDGGRLMRISHNMILAHEDKTYSGAFIASASIPWGNAKSDDDLGGYHLVWTRDMCHSAGAMLACGRVETALRALVYLACTQKPDGGFAQNFWIDGTPYWSGIQLDEVAFPIILAWRIWKLGGLGKFDVLPFVSSAAAFLTRYAPVTQQERWEENAGYSPSTLAAVISALICASDIIHAHGSDELAKFLEDYADWIEAHLDEWTTTTRGVLDPDIPYHYMRIRPPAEGEPFHNPTIPPGMINIANRAPGEKYAFEAREVVDGGFLELVRYGIRRWDDPLIQSTIKVSDQVLKIDTPYGTCWRRYNHDGYGQRKDGGPFIHFGQGRAWPILTGERAHYELEAGMDVKKHITAFERFSSFGGMLPEQVWDYADMPSEGMYLGRSAGSAQPLVWAHAEYIKLLRSVHDGRVFDRISVVEQRYAVPKEKRTFESRMEIFQTGRPISAMVQGGTLRITDQRRFRVLWTADNWATTNTLESRVVGKPGSYADIQTAPDQTGKIEFTLYYPQRDEWLGRNQVVNIYEKQQPQQAAASKPQS; from the coding sequence ATGGCATTGCTAAACGGCACTTATCGTTGGCTGGAAGATGGCGGCCCCGCATTCGGCGGCCCTGGGCTTGAACCGCGCTGGACCTCCTCAAAGAAGGACGCCGTGCTTACCGCGTATGCCGCGTCCTCCCGCATCTGGGCGACGGTCTCGCACGGCACGCTCAACGAGATTTACTTTCCGACCATCGATCGCCCGCAGACGCGCGACATGGAACTGCTCTTCTCCGACGGCGAAACCTTCTGCCACGAAGAGAAGCGCGACTTCGAATACGACTTTCATTACATCGATGACAGCGCCCTCGCGGTGCGCGTCGTCGCCAACGACCTCGGCGGCCGTTACACGGTCACCAAAGAGTTCATCACCGACCCGCATCACCCGGTCGTGCTCATGCGCGTCAAGGTCGAGGGCGATGAAGCGATCCTCTCGCGCCTGAAGTGCTACGCTCTGCTCGCGCCGCATCTCGACGGCGGCGGCGAAGGCAACTCCGCGCGCTCGGTCGATGTCTCCGGACGCCGCTGCGTCATGGCCTGGAAGAACAACTCCTACCTCTGCTTCGGTGCCGACTGCGGCTTCACGCGCTCCTCCTGCGGCTTCGTCGGCAACAGCGACGGCTACCAGGACCTCACCTCGCACATGGCGATGACCTGGGAGTACGGCCAGGCCATCGACGGAAACGTCGCCGTGATGGGCGAAATTGACGTCGCGCGCTTCCGCGAGTTCACCATCGCCATCTCGCTCGGCGAAGGCCCGCACTCCGCCGTCGCCGGCATGATGCAGTCGCTCTCCACGCCGTTCGAGCAGCACCTCAAGCGCTTCCTCACGCAGTGGCAGCGCGCCTCCGCGCCAGAAGAGCTCGCCGACGCCTCCACCGACGGCGGCCGCCTCATGCGCATCTCGCACAACATGATCCTCGCGCATGAGGACAAGACGTACTCCGGCGCTTTCATCGCCTCGGCCTCCATCCCCTGGGGCAACGCCAAGAGCGACGACGACCTCGGCGGCTATCACCTCGTCTGGACGCGCGACATGTGCCACTCCGCAGGCGCGATGCTCGCCTGCGGCCGCGTCGAGACCGCGCTGCGCGCCCTCGTCTACCTCGCTTGTACCCAGAAGCCCGACGGCGGCTTCGCGCAGAACTTCTGGATCGACGGAACACCCTACTGGTCGGGCATTCAGCTCGACGAAGTGGCCTTCCCCATCATCCTCGCGTGGCGCATCTGGAAGCTCGGCGGCCTCGGCAAGTTCGACGTCCTGCCGTTCGTTTCAAGCGCAGCCGCGTTCCTCACGCGCTACGCTCCGGTCACGCAGCAGGAGCGTTGGGAAGAAAACGCAGGCTACTCGCCTTCGACGCTCGCCGCGGTCATCTCCGCGCTCATCTGCGCCAGCGACATCATCCACGCGCACGGCTCCGATGAGCTCGCAAAGTTCCTCGAGGACTACGCCGACTGGATCGAAGCGCACCTCGACGAATGGACCACCACGACGCGCGGCGTGCTCGACCCCGACATCCCGTACCACTACATGCGCATCCGTCCGCCGGCAGAAGGCGAGCCGTTCCATAACCCGACCATCCCGCCGGGCATGATCAACATCGCCAACCGCGCGCCGGGCGAGAAGTACGCTTTCGAAGCCCGCGAAGTCGTCGATGGCGGCTTCCTCGAACTCGTCCGCTACGGCATTCGCCGCTGGGACGATCCGCTCATCCAGTCCACCATCAAGGTCTCCGACCAGGTGCTGAAGATCGACACGCCCTACGGCACCTGCTGGCGCCGCTACAACCACGACGGCTACGGCCAGCGTAAGGACGGCGGCCCGTTCATCCACTTCGGCCAGGGCCGCGCATGGCCCATCCTCACCGGCGAACGCGCGCACTACGAGCTCGAAGCCGGCATGGACGTGAAGAAGCACATCACCGCATTCGAGCGCTTCTCCAGCTTCGGCGGCATGCTGCCCGAGCAGGTGTGGGACTACGCCGACATGCCCAGCGAAGGCATGTACCTCGGCCGCTCCGCAGGCTCCGCACAGCCGCTCGTCTGGGCGCACGCGGAGTACATCAAGCTGCTGCGCTCCGTGCACGATGGCCGCGTCTTCGACCGCATCTCCGTCGTCGAACAACGCTACGCCGTGCCCAAGGAGAAGCGCACCTTCGAAAGCCGCATGGAGATCTTCCAGACCGGCCGACCGATCTCCGCGATGGTGCAGGGCGGCACGCTGCGCATCACCGACCAGCGCCGCTTCCGCGTGCTGTGGACCGCCGACAACTGGGCCACGACGAACACGCTCGAGTCGCGCGTCGTCGGCAAGCCCGGCTCCTACGCGGACATCCAAACCGCACCGGACCAGACCGGCAAGATCGAGTTCACGCTCTACTACCCGCAGCGCGACGAGTGGCTCGGCCGCAATCAGGTGGTCAACATCTACGAGAAGCAGCAGCCGCAACAAGCCGCCGCGTCCAAGCCGCAAAGCTAA
- a CDS encoding ArsR/SmtB family transcription factor, with product MATARKNRLSQEQFEQIARALADPKRFSILQQVAQCKCETGYTPCSALKAHECLSPATISHHLKELQESGLIDVAREGRTAKLTLRREVWDAYVSELQTL from the coding sequence ATGGCTACGGCGCGCAAAAATCGACTCTCGCAGGAACAGTTCGAGCAGATCGCCCGCGCGCTGGCCGACCCGAAGCGATTCAGCATTCTGCAACAGGTGGCACAGTGCAAGTGTGAGACCGGCTACACGCCGTGCTCCGCGCTGAAGGCCCATGAATGCTTATCGCCCGCGACGATCTCGCACCACCTGAAGGAACTTCAGGAGTCGGGCCTGATCGACGTCGCTCGCGAAGGCCGCACCGCCAAGCTGACGCTGCGTCGCGAAGTCTGGGACGCGTACGTCTCGGAACTGCAAACGCTGTAA
- a CDS encoding sensor histidine kinase, producing the protein MQQARRKIATYRIATVACLFVVLLNTWIAGRAVATLFQAEHWLAHTLEVLTQTQATLFEVSSANNNVRAYMLTGDPQYSERFAKAQKGLEEDLDRLQADTSDSKTQQARIRTLRSRVAVRMEAMESVINLHRRVNGSTLDQSLVAPALNESPDGGISVRYALQQIENEERRLLDQRTRDASSARRNVIFSVISATVLDIVLLLLAFELMVRAQRSRLALADRAEVIAKLNADLQATNATLEERVQERTRELQVSNQELEAFSYSVSHDLRAPLRTIDGFSLALKEDFSEILNEEGQDYINRVRNGVQRMGSLIDALLQLSRVTRSEVQRERVDLSQLATNVFNELQAAEPDREVQWVAQPGVQVLADPRLIRIALENLIGNAWKFTSRTPSPRIEFGSSLRDEQTVYFIRDNGAGFDMYYVDRLFTAFQRLHGDRDFKGSGIGLATVSRIIRRHHGNISAESQVGLGATFYFSLGA; encoded by the coding sequence ATGCAACAAGCACGCCGGAAAATTGCCACCTATCGCATCGCCACTGTGGCGTGTCTCTTTGTTGTGCTGCTCAATACTTGGATCGCCGGTCGCGCTGTGGCGACGCTCTTTCAGGCAGAGCACTGGCTGGCGCACACGCTCGAGGTGTTGACGCAGACGCAGGCCACACTCTTTGAGGTCTCGTCGGCAAACAACAACGTCCGCGCGTACATGCTCACCGGCGACCCCCAGTACAGCGAGCGTTTCGCCAAGGCGCAGAAGGGACTCGAGGAAGACCTCGACCGTCTGCAGGCCGACACCAGCGACAGCAAAACGCAGCAGGCGCGCATTCGCACCCTGCGCTCGCGCGTGGCCGTGCGCATGGAGGCGATGGAGTCGGTGATCAACCTGCATCGCCGCGTGAACGGCTCCACGCTGGACCAGTCGCTGGTCGCCCCCGCACTCAACGAGAGTCCCGACGGCGGCATCTCCGTGCGCTACGCTTTGCAGCAGATTGAGAATGAAGAGCGTCGTCTACTCGACCAGCGCACCCGCGATGCCAGCAGCGCGCGGCGCAACGTGATCTTCTCTGTCATCAGCGCCACCGTGCTCGACATCGTCCTGCTGCTGCTCGCGTTCGAGCTGATGGTGCGCGCACAGCGCTCGCGTCTGGCACTGGCAGACCGCGCCGAGGTGATCGCGAAGCTCAATGCGGACCTGCAGGCGACCAACGCCACGCTCGAAGAGCGCGTGCAGGAGCGCACCCGCGAGTTGCAGGTTTCGAATCAGGAGCTTGAGGCGTTCTCTTACTCCGTATCGCACGATCTGCGCGCGCCGCTGCGCACCATCGACGGCTTCTCGCTCGCGCTGAAGGAAGACTTCTCGGAGATTCTGAACGAAGAAGGTCAGGACTACATCAACCGTGTGCGCAACGGCGTGCAGCGCATGGGCTCGCTGATCGACGCTCTGCTGCAGCTCTCGCGCGTCACGCGGTCGGAGGTGCAACGCGAACGCGTGGACCTCTCGCAGCTCGCGACCAATGTCTTCAACGAGCTGCAGGCGGCCGAGCCGGACCGCGAAGTGCAGTGGGTGGCGCAGCCCGGTGTGCAGGTGTTGGCTGACCCGCGCTTGATCCGCATCGCGCTTGAAAATCTGATCGGCAACGCATGGAAGTTCACCTCGCGTACGCCCAGCCCGCGCATCGAGTTCGGCAGTAGTCTCCGCGATGAGCAAACCGTATACTTCATCAGGGACAACGGTGCGGGCTTTGACATGTATTACGTCGATCGCCTCTTCACCGCCTTCCAGCGGTTGCACGGCGATCGCGACTTCAAGGGCTCAGGAATTGGTTTGGCCACGGTGTCGCGCATCATCCGGCGGCATCATGGAAACATCTCCGCCGAGAGCCAGGTGGGCCTGGGCGCAACGTTTTATTTTTCCCTCGGCGCATAA
- the aroD gene encoding type I 3-dehydroquinate dehydratase, whose amino-acid sequence MDRRKAIALMSGAVGSLSLPAEGKAMLPAAPRDASKPATLEIRGIVIGDGATKTIVSLIERNVKATLAQAQKLAAMPEVDVVEFRLDHLDAVDDKQEVARLSSAVAQAVAPKPLIITFRTKAEGGEKAIEPGAYASLYAAIAAANVGDLFDIQAAMLNAPEVADTMKRLQAAGRRVILSHHDFQRTPSEAEMLHLLRAQQAQGADICKLAVMPHDAGDVLRLLSATWTMRSRYADRPLITMSMNGIGAVSRLSGEIFGSSMSFGSVGRISAPGQMPVASLQASVETLHRSLHG is encoded by the coding sequence ATGGACCGCAGGAAAGCGATCGCATTGATGTCAGGCGCGGTGGGAAGCCTCTCCCTGCCGGCGGAAGGGAAGGCCATGCTGCCTGCAGCACCCAGGGATGCGTCGAAGCCCGCGACCCTTGAGATTCGCGGCATCGTGATCGGCGACGGCGCCACGAAAACGATCGTGTCGCTGATCGAGCGCAACGTGAAGGCCACGCTGGCTCAGGCGCAGAAACTGGCCGCCATGCCCGAGGTCGATGTCGTGGAGTTCCGCCTCGACCATCTCGACGCGGTAGACGACAAGCAGGAGGTGGCTCGCTTGTCCTCTGCCGTGGCGCAGGCCGTTGCGCCGAAACCACTGATCATCACATTCCGCACCAAAGCGGAAGGCGGCGAGAAGGCTATCGAACCTGGTGCCTATGCGTCGCTCTACGCTGCGATCGCGGCTGCGAATGTCGGCGACCTCTTCGACATTCAGGCGGCGATGCTGAATGCACCCGAGGTCGCAGACACGATGAAGCGCCTGCAGGCCGCGGGCCGTCGCGTCATCCTTTCGCATCATGACTTTCAGCGCACGCCATCCGAGGCGGAGATGCTGCATCTGCTACGCGCACAACAGGCGCAGGGTGCGGACATCTGCAAGCTCGCAGTCATGCCGCACGACGCAGGCGACGTGCTGCGTCTGCTCTCTGCCACATGGACGATGCGCAGCCGCTACGCCGACCGTCCGCTCATCACGATGTCGATGAACGGCATCGGCGCAGTCTCCCGCCTGTCGGGTGAAATCTTCGGATCTTCGATGAGCTTCGGCTCTGTCGGGCGTATCTCCGCGCCGGGGCAGATGCCCGTCGCGTCACTGCAGGCCTCGGTGGAAACGCTGCATCGCTCACTGCACGGCTAG
- a CDS encoding response regulator, with protein MPTAENMILLVEDDPDHEALAIRALRKANVANEIKVARDGAEAIEYMNGIASGVNAMPQLVLLDLKLPKVEGLDVLRAIRAADKTALLPVVVLTSSDEERDIVASYRLGVNSYIRKPVNFTDFAEATKQLGMYWLLLNQCPPTP; from the coding sequence ATGCCGACAGCAGAGAACATGATCCTTCTGGTGGAAGACGATCCAGATCACGAAGCCCTTGCCATTCGCGCCCTGCGCAAGGCAAACGTGGCGAATGAGATCAAGGTAGCGCGCGACGGCGCCGAAGCCATCGAGTACATGAACGGCATTGCCTCCGGCGTCAACGCGATGCCGCAGCTCGTGCTGCTGGACTTGAAGCTCCCCAAGGTGGAAGGCCTCGACGTGCTGCGCGCGATCCGCGCAGCCGACAAGACCGCATTGCTGCCCGTCGTCGTGCTTACTTCGTCGGACGAAGAGCGCGATATCGTGGCCAGCTATCGCCTGGGCGTAAACAGCTACATCCGTAAGCCCGTCAACTTCACTGACTTTGCTGAGGCCACCAAGCAGCTCGGCATGTATTGGCTGCTCCTGAATCAATGCCCGCCGACGCCCTAA